The stretch of DNA GTGGCCGCTGCTTGTTTTGCGATTATTCAGACGGCGCCCTTCTCTCTTCTGTCTCTAGTGAGTCTACTTCGTATACCGCTTCAAAGCTGAGCAATGGCTTCCTACATTGTTAATCTCTTGTTTGTGATAATTCTACAATCAGGTAAGGTAACTCTTTACTCAGCTACCACTTTAAGTTAAAACATGCACTCAGACTAAAAATTCCTTTGTAATTCCGATAACCTAAAGTACTAGCCTTATTGTTATTCAATTTTGTATCTTCTTACTTCGAAAAAAGTGAAATCTCAGTTGCTATAGAAGATCCGTTTTTGTACATATGAATAAAAACCCATTCCATTGGCGATAATTCCAGGATGCATAGTTAACGATCTTTTCACAAGTGTATGTTTGTTTACTTCAAGAGAGATTTAGGCGGGAAAGTTGAGACGCAAAGTGTTCTAAAGGACAGTGTAATAAAGAATGACTTCCTCGTTTTACTGCCATAATCCATTCGCCTTTTCTCAAAAACAGTGCATTTAAATTGATTTAAATTTCCGTATATTTTAGACAAGGTAGATTTATGAATATGCGCTTCTAGAATAATTTATTATCTCTGCGTTATCGCATATAATTCAAAGCGAATCAAGAACTCGTATCTGTTTTCTGATAAATGTAACTCGATCCCTTTGGCCCTTTGGTAACACAAAAGCCAAAGCGCAAAATTGTGAAAACACTATTctcttaaaaataattttaacatAAACAGTAGATATCGTAAAATATAATATGCTAAAAATAGTAATTCCCTAAAAGCTTGCCGACCGATCTCTGACAGATTTAATCTAAAATCAACATCGACTGACAAGGAAGTATAATAAAATGCAAACCATACAGCTGCACCCTTTGCCTAGACCCATAACGCAAGGGGTTTATTAGAATGTTAAGTGTGCTTGAAATCACTGATTTCTGCATGTCTAGCAGGATCTTATCTGCTCTTTTCCCTCTAAGATCCCTAACGCTATCTACAGTCTCCTATGAGACGCCTCCGAGCACATCTATGATAATGTTGTGTTGGACGATTTCATAGCCGGGGAACTGTTGGCGCATTTCCCACCTGAGTGCCGCATACTTTATTGTCTTTTCACAGACGGCCCAAAttcattataattataatcTATCTACTGTTTTGATGGGGATATGCGGTAGTTTTACAGTGTTTATATGGGTTCGTAAGCGTCATCAGTAAACTCGCTAAATTGCTTTAAATCACTTCAGAGTTCCAGAAAACAGTGTAAAATAAAAGTATAAGTCTTACATGAACTTGTGCTGTTGTTATTTCTCGATTTGGAAGCctgaaattgaaaaaaaaaaccaccccgctcaaaatcctggctacgggcctggttgTTCGGGTTTTCGGCGACACCCAGGGGATGATGAATGGCTGTCACTGCAGGGGGCAGGACAAACAATTAAAGACATCACTTTTATCTGAATATATTTGAATTCCATCTGTGCGAGACATTGTTATTCAAGCTTTATGAAGTTTTCTGAGATTGACAACATCGCTCCATGTCTGACGGTTTCCTATCATCCCAATTAGTAAAAGCCACTTGCATTGAGTAAGtgcgcagctgctttgtctcctattatctttgttctacaaaggagttcttttgtctctattcttctcgttctttgtgtcgaggtgcggatattgatcatttgcccaatcaaattgcagcttgtaagagctgcgtactgaccccttGCATTGCCCTATCTGCGgtatcttttttcttcaacGATGGATCTCGCTAAACCAATGACGAGACTTCGATTCTGGATGACCGTTTTATAATTACATGCCACAAACTTCACCTGTTGAAATAGTAAGTAAGGCTTTGTAACCGCACCTTATTCTAACGCTTTTGACGACCATTTTACCACTCCTTCGGTATTTTttgaaattgaaaataaaacggtttattcgcaagaaaacttcaataCAATAATCCAAAAGATGAGGTCTGATATGCTATAAACGATATTTTGATCGAAAATATCTAGGTTTATTTCTTTCCAACTTCTAGGCTTCCAAATCGAGAAATAACAACAGCACAAGTTCATGTAAGACTTTTATTTTACACTGTTTTCTGGAACTCTGAGGTGATTTAAAGCAATTTAGCGAGTTTACCGATGGCGCTTATACAAACCCATATAAACACTGTAAAACTACTGCATATCCCCATCAAAACAGTAGATAGATTATACTGATAATGAACTTAGGCCGCCTGTGGTCTTTTCCTCTTTCTTCCGTCTACTGTTTCCACTCCACGAGCAGCTCATATTAAGGAGTATCACTTTCTTCTCCTGCTTGTCCACGACTCCTGCATCAATCCACGGGCAGCtcattgctattgctattgctattgctattgctattgctattgctattgctattgctattgctattgctattgctattgttattgttattgtcattgtcattgtcattgtcattgtcattgtcattgtcattgtcattgtcattgtcattgtcattgtcattgtcattgtcattgtcattgtcattgttattgttattgttattcttattgttattgttattgttattgttattccgccaaccaatgagagagcgcCGAAAAGGACCAGGCGTCAAGAAAGCAGACATAAGAGACACACGCACATTCAcactacactctttttttaagaaccttttttacaagaacttttttacaagaaccttttttacaagaacgtccagcctgggATTTTaccaaaattttaaaatgaaatgaatgaatgaaatgAAAATCAATTtatgctcatagtaacaacgtTATTATTACttttgatcattagtgtaatgctcttcctaataattaattgggtattatattcttatatacactattAGTGTAAAAATTTAAGTACATCGTTACGAACATaatcagccttaaaatgtcccaaaaataagaacggtcCAGCCTCAGCTGAAAATTAatctttcttataaaaaaaagagtgtaattcaacaacaacgcaaagctaaaaaaataattcgaaCTTTATTCAATGGCTGGTTTTGTGTTTATCGGTGACAAAAGCTAAGATGGCGATCCACTTtggtattattttgtttgtgacTCGTAAACGAAAGGCACATGATGGACGTGTCAGTAAACAAGCAAACAgttaatttattttcatttaaacgAGTTTTTATTTcgtgtattatttattttgcttgGACATAAAAAGAACGAAAAAAGATGCAGATACGTTTCTTTTCTGTCTTTGTTAGTAGTAGCTACCTCGCGGTCCGCGGTGTTTGATGGGAAGTTTCCTATGGACACGGGCTTTGTGAACATCACTTCCTCCCTTAACGGGCCAATCAGCGTGCTAGGAATATCCACCAATTGTTATCAGGTATAGTAGGTCAAAATAAATGACCGCTTTGGTCCCTACGCATCTCTCAATCTAATTATCATGCAAAGGCGACGGAAGTCTGATGCTCGAAACGTAGCAAAACGTCAAAGAAAATACGTTTTTACAGAGGCGCAAAACGTACCACTTcgaccttgtgttgattttacATCCCTAGTCTCATGCGTTGCTTATCGGGTTTCTTGTGTTTGGTTAAGTGTTGTGAAGCTACTACTTGTTCGTCCTAGACCCCACCCTTCCATCTACAATCACAGGAAATCCATTCGAAACGCCAGGGACTTGGCTAGGCACAATAGGCTCTTCCGAAAAGCGGAAGCTGTGGAAAAGAATGCAGTATCCGTTATTAGAGCTGTCCACATCCGAGTATAATTTCCACAAGCGGGAGGGTCCGCTCTCACGAAggaaatttttttaatataccCCTTCGAGCTTGGGCaaccagcccccccccccccccccccctcaaaatcCTTTATACGGGCCTGGACGCCAAAGAAAACGCTGTTTGTTTTCAGCTAGGCCGTTAGTGGATCGTTAACTTTATCTAAAATGATCTCTGGTTTGTCTTTGAGTTCCCAACTCTAAAGTATAGATAGtcatgtatgtatatatatttatttattattaacgCCACGCTAATGTTGGCACTTCTCGTGTTTCCAGTGCCCACTTCAGCTGATGCAGGGCAGTTTCACTGGGAACACCTTCAGTCTGATAAACACACATTATAGATTTGTCATCGTCATCGAAAACTCCACTTCTCATACTCAGCTTTGCAGGTGAGAAAATTCACTTAACACCACTCTCAGGGGTGTAGAGAATGGACAGCCTCTAACGGGATATTTAATATATGCTGTCTGGGTCTCGGGATTCATGTGCTGCCATTACCTGTTTAGTAAAACGAGAGCCATTGGTTTgtatttgcttttgtttttcttagGGGTGTGGGTTGGGGTattagaggggaggggtatagGACGAGCGCGCCCTTAGCTACGCGCTTTTCTGTTCAAGAAAATACTTCTTTTGCTAATAGCGTCGATCACTTGTCTTGAAGGTTGGATTATCTGTTTGGCGAGAAGGGCTGGTACAAGTATTCAATAGACGTCGTTAATGACAAGGTCACGTGCCATCTAAGCGTTACTAAGCAACCAAAAAATCCGTACTGGCGTAAGTATATTGGTCTCTGTCGTGGACGGTCGGacagacagagagacagacagacagacaggcccGACTAGGCAAACTCAAATGGAGTAACGAATAGAAGGACAGACGGATAGACAGATCGAAAGACAGAGGCAGACAGATGGGTAAATggagagacagacagacagacagacagacagacagaaacagACAGACCGAGAGTGCTATGCTCTTGTGTATTCTACCTCTGCAATAACAGATCTTATTCTATCATAGCGTTATTGTGGGCTCTGTGTGCATATGTGGCCCTTACTCTGCTATGCTTAATATGGTGCAAACTGCTCAAAGAGTAAGTAAAATAGATTGTTCTTACAATAAGTGCTACCGAACTAAACAGTTCATCTGTTACATTAGCGATGCCACTTCAGTTGAGAGCATTTACTAAGTACTGTGCTCAAACACTCTTCTTGCTTTGTAGGAGATGCCAAATGATATTCTATGGGGGATCACACGACATTACTATGGTACGTCACCACCATTTGATACTCAAGATTATTGTGTTGGCCTTCAGGGGCGTAAATCAGGGGCGGGTCCAGGAGttcaaaagggggggggggaagcaagtgtttcaagaaagggggatTATTAATTATCCTTCCTAGATTCGCCCCCTGTAAATGGCTTGATTTTCGTATTTGTTACTGTTCTAATAGCTTTCTCCTTACATTAGGATGGTTCTTACATGCCACAAACTTCACCTGTTGAAATAGTAAGTAAGGCTATGTAACCACACCTTATTTTAACGCTTTTGACGACCATTTTACCACTCCTTCGGTATTGTttgaaattgaaaataaaacggtTTATTCGCGAAAAAACCTCAATACAATAATCCAAAAGATGAGATCTGATATGCTAtaaacgatatttgattgaaaatatctagGTTTACTTTAATATAGATGCTTGCAGGGCTTTCATTTACTTTCAGATTAGGCGGTTGAGATTCTTTttacttcaaataaaacttttgtcgactttttaaaaaaagtaccCGGCGCTTTCCCCGGCTGCCGGGccctaatgaaacccctgcttGATGTGACTCGATAGTGTTAACAAAATCGTCATCCTTCTCGTCGTCGTTGTAATTTTTATCATCATACCATCATCGTAATCATAATACAATCATCAACCTCCTCACCACgttattatataatatttcATAATCATAACGACACTGCCATTCCATGATCATTCATTGCCAAAACCTATAGCCCCATCTTAGATACACACACACGTGTTTGGTTATTCTCATTGTTTTTGAATCGTCGACAGTCGATGGAGGGCAACGTGACTGCTGAAAACATCTCTCCCACATCTTTACACGTAAGTAACTAGAGGACATACATCGTACACGTAGTGACGGCCTCGAATTTTAATACACGGTTAGGGGGAGGTATCCAGTATCATGCCcgtaccccccctcccacatCTTTACATGTAAGTAACTAGAGCGTTCATACATCGTACACGTAGTGACGGCCTCGAATTTTAATACACGGTTAGGGGGAGGTGTCCAGTATCATGcccgtacccccccccccccccaccaccacatcTTTACACGTAAGTAACTAGAGCGTTCATACATCGTACACGTAGTGACGGCCTCGAATTTTAATACACGGTTAGGGGGAGGTATCCAGTATCATGcccgtacccccccccccctcccacatcTTTACACGTAAGTAACTAGAGTGTTCATACATCGTACACGTAGTGACGGCCTCGAATTTTAATACACGGTTAGGGGAGGTATCCAGTATCATGCccgtaccccccccctcccacatcTTTACACGTAAGTAACTAGAGTGTTCATACATCGTACACGTAGTGACGGCCTCGAATTTTAATACACGGTTAGGGGGAGGTATCCAGTATCATGCCcgtaccccccctcccacatCTTTACACGTAAGTAACTAGAGCGTTCATACATCGTACACGTAGTGACGGCCTCGAATTTTAATACACGGTTAGGGGAGGTATCCAGTATCATGcccgtacccccccccccccaccacatCTTTACACGTAAGTAACTAGAGCGTTCATACATCGTACACGTAGTGACGGCCTCGAATTTTAATACACGGTTAGGGGGAGGTATCCAGTATCATGcccgtaccccccccccccccctcccacaatCTTTACACGTAAGTAACTAGAGCGTTCATACATCGTACACGTAGTGACGGCCTCGAATTTTAATACACGGTTAGGGGGAGGTATCCAGTATCATGcccgtaccccccccccccccccccaccacatCTTTACACGTAAGTAACTAGAGCGTTCATACATCGTACACGTAGTGACGGCCTCGAATTTTAATACACGGTTAGGGGGAGGTATCCAGTATCATGCCcgtaccccccctcccacatCTTTACACGTAAGTAACTAGAGCGTTCATACATCGTACACGTAGTGACGGCCTCGAATTTTAATACACGGTTAGGGGAGGTATCCAGTATCATGcccgtaccccccccccccccccccccaccacatCTTTACACGTAAGTAACTAGAGCGTTCATACATCGTACACGTAGTGACGGCCTCGAATTTTAATACACGGTTAGGGGGAGGTATCCAGTATCATGCCCgtacccccccctcccacatcTTTACACGTAAGTAACTAGAGCGTTCATACATCGTACACGTAGTGACGGCCTCGAATTTTAATACACGGTTAGGGGGAGGTATCCAGTATCATGcccgtaccccccccccccccccccacatctTTACACGTAAGTAACTAGAGTGTTCATACATCGTACACGTAGTGACGGCCTCGAATTTTAATACACGGTTATGGGGAGGTATCCAGTATCATGCCCGTACCCCCCTCTCCCACATCTTTACACGTAAGTAACTAGAGCGTTCATACATCGTACACGTAGTGACGGCCTCGAATTTTAATACACGGTTAGGGGAGGTATCCAGTATCATGCCcgtacccccacccccaaccACATCTTTACACGTAAGTAACTAGAGCGTTCATACATCGTACACGTAGTGACGGCCTCGAATTTTAATACACGGTTAGGGGGAGGTATCCAGTATCATGCCCgtacccccccctcccacatcTTTACACGTAAGTAACTAGAGCGTTCATACATCGTACACGTAGTGACGGCCTCGAATTTTAATACACGGTTAGGGGAGGTATCCAGTATCATGcccgtaccccccccccccaccacatCTTTACACGTAAGTAACTAGAGCGTTCATACATCGTACACGTAGTGACGGCCTCGAATTTTAATACACGGTTAGGGGAGGTATCCAGTATCATGcccgtacccccccccccccccccccaccacatCTTTACACGTAAGTAACTAGAGCGTTCATACATCGTACACGTAGTGACGGCCTCGAATTTTAATACACGGTTAGGGGGAGGTATCCAGTATCATGcccgtacccccccccccctcccacatcTTTACACGTAAGTAACTAGAGTGTTCATACATCGTACACGTAGTGACGGCCTCGAATTTTAATACACGGTTAGGGGGAGGTATCCAGTATCATGCCcgtcccccccctcccacatcTTTACACGTAAGTAACTAGAGCGTTCATACATCGTACACGTAGTGACGGCCTCGAATTTTAATACACGGTTAGGGGGAGGTATCCAGGTATCATGcctgtaccccccccccccccccccccctcccaccatcaccaccaaggGCCggaggtccactttcggttctcaatagacaaaactataTTAAAGCATaatctagatcactctggtatgtagccaaatccgacaatagtagatcaaccaatcagaatgcagcaTTCATGTTAACTAATAGTGTGCTAAGACCTGTGTATATCATCAAATTAGAAGGATTCGTAAAATCTTATAGAATCTGTTGGCGCTTTGGAAGAACGTGCCGTACTTGAAGTAATACAGTGATCAGTGCTTTCTCGGTGACTGTTTCTTACGTTAAGACAGGGGGGTACAGACATTTCCTTATCATTTTCGAGAAAAAGCTGTGAGGGCATGGGTCTCCTGGACCCTATGCCTATGtacccccccttttttttacCCCTGCTCCAAAACTAAAAGTGTTGTTCTCCATCTCCCTCAGCCACCATCGGAATTCGCGAAACTCCCAAAGGAAAAGAGGAGACTACGCTCACTCGACACGTTCCGGGGGTAAGTAAAGGGCGGGTGTAGGGGGTCCCCTCCCCTGCCACATTGGAGGGCAAAgtgatatttttaaataaatgtatGGAAGCTAAATTCACACAGATTTACTTCCTGCAATATGTTTTATAAACCGGTTTCTTCTTTTCCATTGTTCGGTGCCTCCCCTTGGATCTGTTCTTGAAGCGAATGGTGTTACATTCAAGTATATCAAAATCTCCGTTGCAGAGCTGTAGTAAACCTCGAAATATtagggggcacgatacagaaacgaGAATAATTTGGGAcatagccacgcccctactggtcatttccttcatattaagaaaacgttgtcgtttttaggggtctggtaccgtGGAATCTTAGTTTTTTTGTAGAGACTTCTCCATTGGCTAGAGATAATTACAGTCACTGTTTGtatcttctgattacaagtcataaagtttacgaagcaccagcggtacggcaaccttaaaaattacaagtaGAATCATACAGTTTTTTCCAAATatggaatatattagtttccttatatggaagtgaacGTGTTtggcaaaaaagaaaattttggCTAAAGTTTCTTGATATGTATACTTTTAAatatattgggggtggggagggtggggtacgTGCCAaaccccttgctacggccctgcatcGAAAAGAATAACACACATTCTATCCGTTTCTCTCAGGATTGCTATCACTCTGATGATCTTCGTGAATTTTGGCGGAGGAGGGTATTATTTCTTTGGGCACGCAGCCTGGAATGGTGAGTAGTTCATTACTAGTTTTATTTTAGCCACAATTGCTGAGACGTATGAGCCAAAACTCATTTTAAGAAGAGCCGTCATGCCCAAAAGGTGGTCGTCCCACTCAAATGAAAAATGAAGCCGCCCTCGAAAAGCCGAACACGATACTCAAAATATCAAGATACATGTAGTCTTCTACATACACTTGTAAAATCCAGATATAGTCCCCATTTTGATGTTATTAAATGCTATGGCtgatttgaaaaagaaaacgttAAAACAGCATTAGCATTAATGGCATCGCTACGATAAGAGACCTCGCCCTCCCCCATATCCAAAACATTATAGCTCCAAAATTGCCTGGCCAGCAATGTTGGATATTCCAGTTAGCAGTTATGGGGCATGTAGTGTTTGATGTGCATGTTGTTGTGAGTACGCCTCATGGTGGCCTTTTAATTTGTCGTTCTAGAAATATTACTTCCATTATTGCGAATGCTTTTTGTGTTGCAGGACTTCTCGTTGCAGACCTGGTATTTCCTTGGTAagtttaaaataaaatcaaagtttCATTTTTCGGAGGATTTAGTTTTGTTAGCGCTTAATTACATCATCTGGAAAATGTTGATTGTTCTGTCAAGCAAAAATTCTgacccgccattttgaatattaaTCAAAAGGCAAGGCCCTTGCCAAATGGTGGATCCTATGGATCGAATTATTCAACTTTGTGATGGCATCTCAACGCTAGGGTGATATAGATATTCAATGcgatttatcatcattatcactatcatcatcatcatcatcatcaacaacattatTGATATGTGACAGGTTCATCTGGATCATGGGCGTGTCAATCACCTTGTCATTCAAGTCACTCAAACGTCGCAAAGTGAAGAAGTGGAAGATCTGCCTCAAAGTCATTCGTCGCAGTCTCATCTTGTTCGGTCTCGGGCTGTTTACCAGCAACTGTAAGTTGTTAGTCCAGATGGTTGGGATTCTGTGGATTTTGAGGCTCGGTGGACGAAGTTTTACAACCGTCTTGCAAATATTGGCAACTAATTCTTGATTCAAAGCAATCTCCGTGTTTGGGGGCAGACGTGTGAGTCTTATCGTACCTGCGATATTAAAGGTGCATGTTTGAGTCGAGTACAGAGTTATACAACTTTTTAGAGGATAGGTACTGCGGTTTTAATATCAGTATCGATGATGTtgacttttttctttgtgGTTTCCAGTCAATGACCTAGAGACCTATCGAATCCCTGGTGTGCTCCAGCGCTTTGCCGCGTGTTACATCGTCATTGCCCTTATGCAACTTTTCCTCGGGCCCTCGGAGGAGCAAACGCAGGTATTATACCCAGTCCCTTGCGGTCACCTCTCACACAGCCTTCTAGCTGGCTCCTGTTTCGGATTGTTTGGAAACATTTTGTTCCCAAACGCGCAAAGCCGAGGTCCTTGCCAGTGCCGAATAACGTATGCTCATGTGCGTGTtctggcaaaaacaaacacaatcgtagtgttgaatcgtttgAGAAAGGGTACAAAAGGCTGAATTTAGTCGTTGTTTTggcttactgtacagcattaaaaccatactgtacaaaaaatgacagatttgtttgataataagggactcataaagaaaattatagccttaagtttggtctagttttcttagcatttgtCAAGATGGtaacagttcgccggtaaaacgcctcaatttcaaaacaaaaagctgGTTTAACcacgcggtactggaactagtttTGCGTTTTTCATAACAGCGTGCAAGCCGACCCAGTGCACCACGTCCAATTGGCGCCACAGCATTCCcgatgttttaaaaaaaacctttacgAATAACCCTAAATGACAGCCTGCTATAGCTATTCTTACCCACCCTTCGTCACCTCATATAATACCTTGTATGTTTATATGGCTTTGTGTAGAAGAAATGGTGGGACCCTATTCGTGACGTGGTCTCCATTTGGAAGCAGTGGCTGGCAATGCTCTTGTTGTTGGCGATCTACGTCACGGTGACGTATGCTGTCAAGCTTGATGGATGTCCACGGTACGTCAATCCCAGGAAAAGAAGCGGTGCTGTTATTGTTGATGGGTGTAAACAGACGGCGCGCAACAACTTTTTTCCTCCGCCAATGGCCATTCAAAAAGTGCATTTTACGCTGAGCAATATTTTTATCGCTGTAAAAACTGTGCTCGTTTTTTGGAGGGtattgcccctccccctccccccctcccccctctctccTCAAATATCTAATGACCCAACCCTTGCTGGTTCGTATGCTCTCAGTGGCTATACTGGTCCGGGTGGAATCGGCCGAGGATACCCCGAGGCGTTTAACTGTACCGGAGGTGTGGCGAACTACATCGATCGCAAGTTCTTCGGAAAACACATCTACCAATGGCCAACTGTCAAGGTATATGAGCAAAGGGAATGAGTTAGGAGGAATGGCAATCAGGCACCTGAAATTGAGCCTCAAATTGATTCATACAACTCATTCATACCAAAGTGCTCTAGAATAGATGAACAGTTTAGAGCTACTTAGTATAACGCTGTATAGCACCGAGTCGCCAATAGCTGAGACTACTGAATAGTACGAGCGACTGTCGAGTTGCTACCGAGTAGTACAGGTCGAATATGAAACAGTCTCGAGTGACATCCGAATAGCACCGAGTGGTTACAGAGCCGTTCCGATGGACTACCGAATAATACCGAGTAATTACCGAAAATCACCGAATGAATACCGAATAATGCCGATTGAATACTGATAATAGTCATTTGATAATCACGGTCTTTTGTAGCAATTGTACAAGACAAAGCTCCCCCACGAGCCCGAGGGATTTCTCGGAACGCTGACATCAATTTTCCTGGTGTTTCTAGGAGTACAGGTATGCTTATTCAAAATTTATGCTTAGCTTATTTTCACTACAATCCTCGAATTCTTCATAGACGTATAGtatagaaaaagaaagagtTCTATCTTTTCTAAATGCTTTCAAATAGGTCCAAGCCGGGTTGTAGCCGTGGGTCGGGCACTAGGGGTATGTGactcccaatattttcaaacatatttttttgtaacgtgcacccccccccccccccccctccataaTATATCTAGGTCTGCTACGGCACTGCCATTAAGGTTTTTTTTGCTTGCCTGTTATATTCGTTTGGTTGTCGCTTGTTTTcgatttgttttcttcttgttAGTGCTAAAATTCCTTCCACTTGTTTCTCTTGTTGTCACCACTATCGAAGACATCTTATCTAATATTCTTTACAAAAGACTTGTtattagcggagccagcgcggccgcagcccgcgcggagctccataggtatagaaatatggtaagctatggaacttggttttgtggtcatcgcccggttaccctgtggtgtcacaaatcAGGCAGCCAGTAATCGAGCCCCAGTAATCCAGCCGCGAAACTCTCAGGCCCCTCTCGGCCTTACGCTTCTATGTGTTTTTAGTtcaaagttcgtatgttcacagaaAAGAAGGCAGTacttaatgagaaaatatgcggATTCAAATGGACTAAAgtcttttaggaaccgttttgtctGAATTACAAgtcgatagtaaaatctacccaGGTGTTCGTGAATCCCGCCCGTCGCAACAGCTAAAAAGAGGACTATAGAGGAGGACTATAAAGGATCTACACTACCATTGTATATTCATTCACGCCTATATTTAtgtaaggagatcctgagaagaaagggccTTGGATTGATGTCTGTTTTCAGCTGTAAAAATCATTCACTTTTGTCTGTAGGGTATTAGCACACTTTACTTATCATATAACAGAGATGACGttattgtaatgataattt from Nematostella vectensis chromosome 8, jaNemVect1.1, whole genome shotgun sequence encodes:
- the LOC5519326 gene encoding heparan-alpha-glucosaminide N-acetyltransferase isoform X1 codes for the protein MASYIVNLLFVIILQSVVATSRSAVFDGKFPMDTGFVNITSSLNGPISVLGISTNCYQCPLQLMQGSFTGNTFSLINTHYRFVIVIENSTSHTQLCRLDYLFGEKGWYKYSIDVVNDKVTCHLSVTKQPKNPYWPLLWALCAYVALTLLCLIWCKLLKERCQMIFYGGSHDITMDGSYMPQTSPVEISMEGNVTAENISPTSLHPPSEFAKLPKEKRRLRSLDTFRGIAITLMIFVNFGGGGYYFFGHAAWNGLLVADLVFPWFIWIMGVSITLSFKSLKRRKVKKWKICLKVIRRSLILFGLGLFTSNFNDLETYRIPGVLQRFAACYIVIALMQLFLGPSEEQTQKKWWDPIRDVVSIWKQWLAMLLLLAIYVTVTYAVKLDGCPRGYTGPGGIGRGYPEAFNCTGGVANYIDRKFFGKHIYQWPTVKQLYKTKLPHEPEGFLGTLTSIFLVFLGVQAGRILHTYRKSTERITRWLAWGVFLGLIGVGLCKASENEGVVPINKNLWSVSFILVTGSSSFFLLTFCYIFTDSLGWWNGAPFFYPGMNSILLYVGHGILYNNFPFSWKMDKYGTHSEKLAMNLLGTSLWVLISYYLYRKKTFLKI
- the LOC5519326 gene encoding heparan-alpha-glucosaminide N-acetyltransferase isoform X2, encoding MASYIVNLLFVIILQSVATSRSAVFDGKFPMDTGFVNITSSLNGPISVLGISTNCYQCPLQLMQGSFTGNTFSLINTHYRFVIVIENSTSHTQLCRLDYLFGEKGWYKYSIDVVNDKVTCHLSVTKQPKNPYWPLLWALCAYVALTLLCLIWCKLLKERCQMIFYGGSHDITMDGSYMPQTSPVEISMEGNVTAENISPTSLHPPSEFAKLPKEKRRLRSLDTFRGIAITLMIFVNFGGGGYYFFGHAAWNGLLVADLVFPWFIWIMGVSITLSFKSLKRRKVKKWKICLKVIRRSLILFGLGLFTSNFNDLETYRIPGVLQRFAACYIVIALMQLFLGPSEEQTQKKWWDPIRDVVSIWKQWLAMLLLLAIYVTVTYAVKLDGCPRGYTGPGGIGRGYPEAFNCTGGVANYIDRKFFGKHIYQWPTVKQLYKTKLPHEPEGFLGTLTSIFLVFLGVQAGRILHTYRKSTERITRWLAWGVFLGLIGVGLCKASENEGVVPINKNLWSVSFILVTGSSSFFLLTFCYIFTDSLGWWNGAPFFYPGMNSILLYVGHGILYNNFPFSWKMDKYGTHSEKLAMNLLGTSLWVLISYYLYRKKTFLKI